One part of the Sphingobium yanoikuyae genome encodes these proteins:
- a CDS encoding response regulator — protein sequence MGKAKFGSVSGRTDAWAALGLFLGIAFFLVSGAVAYLNIQGLGESDRAIRHTHNVLIALDELLSTAQDAETGQRGYLLTSDRGYLEPYENAVATMPGRLDALARLTRDNPTQQNNLARLRRHVDAKFAELRETIEARRNQSIIQALTIVTTGRGKQEMDAVRAQLDTMAREELRLREIRLADMASASQTAIMSGLVTGLLGVVLTIAVYLLVRRNSKARARQAWLQAGHLGLADAMRGDQSVEQLGEAILAFLARYLGFQGGALFKGEEGQFNRVATLGVPADADMPQRFVAKEGLLGQVAAEGRAQLLHDVPDHYLTIGSAFGRDRPRHLLIVPTVTDGVVNAVLELGAFDPVDDRVLELLEEASAGMGIALRSARFRARLQDALEETQRQAEELQAQGEELRANNDELETQSRQLQDSASRLEAQQSELEQTNVQLEEQARHMQAQRDDLARAQLSLQQQAAELDQASRYKSEFLANMSHELRTPLNSLLIMARLLAENRAGNLSADQVRHAETIETSGNDLLTLINDILDISKIEAGKLELQPRSVRIAPMLDKLQAIFAPSAQAKGLSFRLAAGADPVEIETDPQRVEQVLKNFLSNAIKFTDRGEVALTVGRHADGRVAFTVQDSGVGIAEAQQKLIFEPFRQADGTISRKYGGTGLGLSISRELARLLGGELRVESQPGEGSAFSLLLPDRFDPALSHLPSISLAEAPRPQPVAPARQRVASLVDTQDDRETLSGDSRLILIVEDDPVFARILCDIAHEQGFQCLIAGTADEGALMARQYLPHAVILDMNLPDHTGLSVLDRIKRDMRTRHIPVHVVSVDDDSQAALASGAIGYLFKPVKRDALIDMLEGLEARMAQRMRRVLVVEDDAQQAESIKLLLASREVETLEAHSAAQCFEMLGRETFDCMVLDLNLPDASGFDLLERLSADDSVGFPPVIVYTGRDLGAEEELRLRRYSKSIIVKGAKSPERLLDEVTLFLHQVVSELPEPQQQLIARSLSRDEALEGKNILVVEDDIRNVYALTSIFEPHGVHVRIARNGREALVALEEAARAEAPKVDLVLMDVMMPEMDGLTAMREIRKQGWGVGLPIIALTAKAMAQDQQECLAAGANDYLAKPLDVDKLLSLVRVWMPR from the coding sequence ATGGGCAAGGCGAAATTTGGCTCCGTCAGCGGGCGCACGGATGCATGGGCGGCGCTGGGCCTGTTCCTCGGAATTGCCTTCTTCCTGGTAAGCGGCGCTGTCGCCTATCTCAATATTCAGGGCCTGGGCGAGAGCGACCGGGCGATCCGCCATACCCATAATGTGCTGATCGCGCTCGATGAACTGCTTTCGACCGCGCAGGATGCCGAGACTGGCCAGCGCGGCTATCTGCTGACCAGCGATCGCGGCTATCTGGAGCCCTATGAGAATGCGGTGGCGACCATGCCCGGCCGGCTCGATGCGCTGGCCAGGCTGACCCGCGACAACCCGACCCAGCAGAATAATCTCGCCCGCCTGCGGCGTCATGTCGATGCCAAGTTTGCCGAACTCAGGGAAACGATCGAGGCGCGGCGCAACCAGAGCATCATCCAGGCGCTGACGATCGTTACCACCGGCCGCGGCAAGCAGGAAATGGACGCCGTCCGGGCCCAGCTCGACACGATGGCGCGTGAGGAATTGCGACTGCGGGAAATCCGCCTCGCCGACATGGCATCTGCCTCGCAGACCGCGATCATGTCGGGCCTCGTCACCGGCCTTCTGGGCGTGGTGCTGACCATCGCCGTCTATCTGCTGGTACGCCGCAACAGCAAGGCGCGCGCGCGCCAGGCCTGGTTGCAGGCGGGGCATCTGGGGCTGGCCGACGCCATGCGTGGCGACCAGAGCGTCGAGCAGCTGGGGGAGGCGATCCTCGCCTTCCTCGCGCGCTATCTCGGCTTCCAGGGCGGTGCGCTGTTCAAGGGGGAGGAAGGCCAGTTCAACCGCGTCGCGACGCTGGGCGTGCCGGCCGACGCCGACATGCCGCAGCGCTTCGTCGCCAAGGAAGGGCTGCTCGGCCAGGTCGCGGCTGAAGGGCGGGCGCAGCTGCTGCATGACGTGCCCGATCATTATCTGACGATCGGCTCGGCCTTTGGCCGCGATCGTCCCCGCCATCTGCTGATCGTGCCGACCGTGACCGACGGCGTCGTCAATGCGGTGCTCGAACTGGGCGCCTTCGATCCGGTCGATGACCGTGTGCTCGAACTGTTGGAGGAAGCGAGCGCCGGCATGGGCATCGCACTGCGTTCGGCCCGTTTCCGCGCCCGGTTGCAGGACGCGCTGGAGGAAACCCAGCGCCAGGCCGAGGAATTGCAGGCCCAGGGCGAGGAACTGCGCGCCAATAATGACGAGCTGGAAACCCAGAGCCGCCAGCTTCAGGACTCCGCCTCCCGCCTGGAGGCGCAGCAGAGCGAACTGGAACAGACCAATGTCCAGCTGGAGGAGCAGGCCCGCCACATGCAGGCGCAGCGCGACGATCTCGCCCGTGCCCAGCTGTCGCTCCAGCAACAGGCCGCCGAGTTGGATCAGGCCAGCCGCTACAAATCCGAATTCCTCGCCAATATGAGCCATGAGCTGCGCACGCCGCTCAACTCGCTGCTCATCATGGCACGCCTGCTGGCGGAAAATCGTGCCGGCAATCTCAGCGCCGATCAGGTGCGTCATGCCGAGACGATCGAGACGTCGGGCAATGACCTGCTGACCCTGATCAACGACATTCTCGACATTTCCAAGATCGAGGCGGGCAAGCTGGAATTGCAGCCGCGTTCGGTGCGGATCGCGCCGATGCTGGACAAGCTGCAGGCGATCTTCGCGCCCTCGGCCCAGGCCAAGGGCCTGTCCTTCCGCCTCGCCGCCGGCGCCGATCCGGTCGAGATCGAAACCGATCCGCAGCGCGTCGAGCAGGTGCTGAAGAATTTCCTGTCCAATGCGATCAAGTTCACCGATCGGGGCGAGGTCGCGCTGACCGTCGGCCGGCATGCGGATGGCCGGGTCGCCTTCACCGTGCAGGACAGCGGCGTCGGTATTGCGGAAGCGCAGCAGAAGCTGATCTTCGAACCCTTCCGCCAGGCCGATGGCACGATCAGCCGCAAATATGGCGGCACCGGCCTTGGACTATCCATCTCGCGCGAACTGGCGCGGCTGCTGGGCGGCGAACTGCGCGTCGAAAGCCAGCCGGGCGAGGGCAGTGCCTTCTCGCTGCTGCTGCCCGATCGCTTCGATCCCGCGCTCAGCCATCTGCCCTCGATCAGCCTGGCCGAAGCGCCGCGGCCCCAGCCGGTGGCGCCCGCGCGCCAGCGTGTCGCCAGCCTGGTCGATACCCAGGATGATCGCGAAACCCTGTCCGGGGATTCGCGCCTGATCCTGATCGTGGAGGATGATCCGGTCTTTGCCCGCATCCTGTGCGACATCGCGCATGAACAGGGCTTCCAGTGCCTGATCGCCGGCACCGCCGACGAAGGCGCGCTGATGGCTCGGCAATATCTGCCCCATGCCGTGATCCTGGACATGAACCTGCCCGACCATACCGGCCTGTCGGTGCTCGACCGGATCAAGCGCGACATGCGCACCCGCCACATCCCGGTCCATGTCGTGTCGGTCGATGATGACAGCCAGGCGGCGCTGGCCAGCGGCGCGATCGGCTATCTGTTCAAGCCGGTGAAGCGCGATGCGCTGATCGACATGCTCGAAGGGCTGGAGGCGCGCATGGCTCAGCGCATGCGCCGGGTTCTGGTGGTCGAGGATGACGCCCAGCAGGCCGAGAGCATCAAGCTGCTGCTCGCTTCGCGCGAGGTGGAGACGCTGGAGGCCCATTCGGCCGCCCAATGTTTCGAGATGCTGGGCCGCGAGACCTTCGACTGCATGGTGCTCGATCTCAACCTGCCCGATGCGTCCGGTTTCGATCTGCTCGAACGGTTGAGCGCGGACGACAGCGTCGGCTTCCCGCCAGTCATCGTCTATACCGGCCGCGACCTCGGCGCGGAGGAGGAACTGCGCCTGCGCCGCTATTCCAAGTCGATCATCGTCAAGGGCGCCAAGTCGCCCGAACGGCTGCTCGATGAAGTGACGCTGTTCCTGCATCAGGTGGTGTCGGAATTGCCCGAACCCCAGCAGCAGCTGATCGCCCGTTCGCTCAGCCGCGACGAGGCGCTGGAAGGCAAAAATATTCTGGTTGTCGAGGACGATATACGGAACGTTTATGCCCTCACGAGCATTTTCGAACCCCATGGGGTTCATGTCCGTATCGCACGCAATGGCCGCGAGGCGCTTGTCGCGCTCGAAGAGGCAGCGCGCGCCGAGGCGCCCAAGGTCGATCTTGTGCTGATGGACGTGATGATGCCCGAAATGGATGGGCTGACCGCGATGCGCGAAATCCGCAAGCAGGGCTGGGGCGTGGGCCTGCCGATCATCGCGCTCACGGCCAAGGCGATGGCGCAGGACCAGCAGGAATGCCTGGCCGCCGGTGCCAACGATTATCTCGCCAAGCCGCTCGACGTCGACAAGTTGCTCAGCCTGGTGCGTGTATGGATGCCGCGCTGA